One Dissulfuribacter thermophilus DNA window includes the following coding sequences:
- a CDS encoding ATP-grasp domain-containing protein yields MGRKLYKDNSSFRANYDNLKQGDCVIGLLNLKPTEESLYLDLSERGVILFPSALSQKISRSKCLQAYIYKRWMVPGTTVIRDRHDLIKAITNSILRGPVVTKQDRMNCGLGIHIWENIEQVYNQTTFGHLDYPFVLQPFVPNCLDIRVIIIGDYIEAYWRKNTRTFRNNLFFGGDTGHYELNNQELQLCKEVMTRGKFPYAHIDLMVSPDTDSPYLSEINLRGGLKGAKISINEYKKRIMELENEFERKL; encoded by the coding sequence ATGGGACGAAAACTTTATAAAGATAACAGTTCGTTTAGAGCCAACTATGACAATTTAAAACAAGGAGATTGCGTAATAGGTCTTCTAAATCTTAAACCTACTGAGGAGAGTCTTTATCTCGATCTCAGTGAACGAGGAGTTATCCTCTTTCCCTCAGCCCTATCTCAAAAGATTAGTAGATCCAAGTGCCTACAGGCTTACATATACAAACGCTGGATGGTCCCAGGCACTACCGTAATTAGAGACCGTCATGACCTGATCAAGGCAATAACAAATTCAATCCTAAGAGGACCTGTTGTCACCAAACAGGATCGCATGAACTGCGGCCTTGGAATCCACATCTGGGAAAATATTGAACAGGTATACAATCAGACTACATTTGGCCATCTAGATTACCCCTTTGTACTTCAACCCTTCGTACCAAATTGCCTTGATATAAGGGTAATCATTATAGGAGACTATATTGAGGCATACTGGCGAAAAAATACCAGGACCTTTAGGAATAACCTATTCTTTGGAGGGGATACTGGCCACTATGAGTTAAACAACCAAGAGTTACAATTGTGTAAGGAAGTAATGACGCGTGGCAAATTTCCATATGCCCATATCGACCTAATGGTCTCTCCAGATACCGATAGTCCTTATCTTTCCGAAATAAATCTTCGAGGTGGGCTAAAAGGTGCAAAAATTTCCATTAATGAATATAAAAAACGCATTATGGAACTGGAAAACGAATTTGAACGCAAGTTGTAA